The nucleotide window CGGCGGCGGCATCGTCTTTGGCGCATTCGGGTATTACGGTATCGTGGCGGCCATGCGCATGGGCGACGCCGCGGTCGTGACGCCCTTTCGCTATACGCGGCTGTTGTTTTCCCTCTTTGTCGGCGTCGTGGTGTTTTCCGAACGGCCGGACATGCTGACGTTACTTGGCGCGGCATTGATTATCTCTACCGGCCTCTACACGTTTCTGCGCGAACGGCGGCTCGCCAGGCAGGCACGGCTGGCTGCGTAAGAATGCAACGCCCGGCAGGATAATTAGACTGCCACACATTTTGAATTTTCACGGCGCCCAAGGCAGCGCTTATTCTCTACGAAGCAGTAAACAAAAATAATGGAAAATCGATGCAGGCTCAAAAACTCGCGGAAGCTTTTGTCACCACCGAAACCGAGGGCTACAACTTGGCAAACCTGCAGGCACCACGCGTTGCAGAGCGCAAGTTCGCCAAGGGAAAGCGCGGTATCTGGCTGCGCCGGGTCGGCACCTTGGCACGGTGGCTCGACGAAAATGATGTGGCGGTTTCCAAAGAACTGGTGCGGTCCTACGAGATCGACATTCTCGCGCGCGTGAGAGCGGGCATACCTTTGAAGTACCATTTCCGCGCTCTCAACAACCTGAGGGAACTGGTTCGTGCCAACATACTCTTTCCAGAACTTGTCGACGGTTCGGCCGAACCCAGAACCATCATAGATCTTTCGGCGGGCGCCTGCGGAACCTACGAAGTGTTCAGTCACTTCGGCCATGACGTGACGGTTTGTGACTTTTATCAACCGGATGGGTTCAACAATGTTCGTGACTCCTATGCCGCGATACACGAGATTCTGGGCATCGAGTGCCGCCATTTCGACGGGCGTAGCCTGCCCTACGGATTTGCTGACGACAGTTTCGACATTGTTCTGTGCCATCAGGCAATCGACGCCTACGGACCCGTCCAGTACTGGTATGACGCGATTGACGAAATGTTGCGGATTGCGCGCTGCTCAATTGGACTGGTCCTTAACCCGGCACATCCAAAGACGGCGGAAACACGGGCAGCGGCCCGCACGTTCATGGAGCATATGCGCACCAGACACGGTGCCACCTTTTCGGAGTGTCCCGAAACCGGCCTGCCCGCCATGCGTATCGACAAGACCTGAGCGCATCCTGACCGCTCTCGGCCGGGATTGACGAAGACCGCGCATTCGCCACGCGTCGCAGTTCCCATTCGCTTTGGTTCTTGCTATGGCACCGGCAACATCATTTTGCCAAAGGGTCTCACATGAGCATCATTCTCGACATCCACGCACGCGAAATCCTGGACAGCCGCGGCAATCCGACGGTCGAGGTGGACGTGATACTCGAAGACGGCACCATGGGCCGCGCCGCGGTGCCGTCGGGCGCCTCCACCGGCGCCCATGAGGCCGTCGAGAAACGTGACGGTGACGCATCCCGCTACATGGGCAAAGGCGTGCTTGAGGCCGTGGCCGCCGTGAACGGCGAAATCGCGGATGCCCTAGCCGGTTTCGATGCGAGCGAGCAGGTCGCAATCGACGAAGCAATGATCGAACTTGACGGAACGCCGAACAAGGAACGCCTCGGCGCGAATGCAATCCTTGGAGTCAGCCTCGCGGTGGCGAAGGCCGCTGCCGATTTTTCGATGCAGCCGCTCTTTCGCTATGTGGGTGGCACCTCGGCCCGCACGCTGCCTGTGCCCATGATGAACATCATCAATGGCGGGGAACATGCCGACAATCCGATCGACATCCAGGAATTCATGATCATGCCGGTCAGTGCGGGCAATGTCCGCGATGCCGTGCGGATGGGCGCGGAGGTATTTCACACGTTGAAGAAGGAGCTCTCTGGCGCAGGTCTGTCGACCGGGATCGGCGACGAGGGCGGTTTTGCTCCGAACATCGCTTCGACGCGCGACGCGCTGGATTTCATCCTTCGCTCGATCGAGAAGGCCGGCTACGCGCCCGGCGAGGACATCTATCTCGCGCTCGATTGCGCCGCGACGGAGTACTTCAAGAACGGGAAGTACGAGCTTGCGGGAGAAGGCAAGTCCCTCTCGCCGGAAGAGAACGCCGCCTATCTTTCGTCTCTCGTGTCAGATTATCCGATCGTCTCGATTGAGGATGGCATGTCCGAAGATGACTGGGACGGCTGGAAAACCCTGACCGACCAGATCGGGGACAAGGTGCAACTGGTGGGCGACGACCTTTTCGTCACCAACCCCGAGCGCCTTTTGGACGGAATCAAGCGCGGCGTCGCGAACTCCATGCTGGTCAAGGTGAACCAGATCGGCAGCCTGACCGAGACGCTTCAGGCGGTCGAAATGGCGCATCGCGCGGGCTATACCAACGTCATGTCCCACCGTTCCGGCGAGACCGAGGATGCCACCATTGCAGATCTTGCTGTCGCCACGAACTGCGGTCAGATCAAGACCGGCTCGCTGGCGCGGTCCGACCGGCTTGCGAAGTACAATCAACTGATCCGGATCGAGGAGGCGCTCGGCGATACAGCGATCTACGCAGGTCGCTCGATCCTGCGGGATTGACGTGACCGCCGAAGACATCATTTCGGCGTTTCAGCTGGTCCCGCACCCCGAAGGCGGATATTATCGAGAAACGTGGCGCGCGGTAAATGACGGCCGGGCCCATGGGACCGCGATCTACTTCCTGCTGCGCGAACAGGACCGCAATCGGTGGCACAAGGTCGACGCCACCTAGATCTGGCATTTCTACGGTGGAGCACCGCTTGTCCTGTCGATGTCCGGCGACGACGCGGGTCCTGTGCAGGACGTGCTGCTGGGCTCCAACCTCACCGCCGGAGAGCGCCCCCAGGTAATAGTGCCACCGGATTGCTGGCAAATGGCCCGGTCGACCGGCGAGTACACGCTCGTTGGGTGCACCGTTTCCCCGGGATTCACGTTCGAAGGATTCACATTGGCGCCTGACGACTTCGATATCCCACGCTAGTCGCGCAGGGCCTTCACGAACGCTAGTAGGTTCTGCGTCGACTCATCCTTGTCGTCGGGGGCGACGTCTCCCGCGACGAGCGGTTCCATTTCCTTTGCAAGCTCTTTTCCCAACTCGACGCCCCATTGGTCGAAGGAATTGATTCCGAGAATGACACCTTCGACAAAGACGCGATGCTCGTAAAGCGCGATGATCTGGCCAAGCCGGTATGGCGTCAGCCTGTCATAGACGAGCGTCGTTGACGGCCGGTCGCCGGGAAAAACCCTGTGTGCCGCCTGCATCTCCAACTCTTGCCCGATGAAGCCGGCCTTGCGCATCAGGTCACGCGCCGTCGCGATATCCCGACCGCGCATCAAGGCCTCGGACTGCGCGAGGCAATTGGCGAGAAGAAGACGATGATGATGGTCCAGTTCGGCTTCATGCCCGAGCGCGGCAACCATGAATTCGCACGGGACAACCTGCGTTCCCTGATGGATCAACTGATAAAACGCATGTTGACCGTTCGTCCCCGGCTCGCCCCAGACAACCGGACCGGAGCCGGTCTGAACGAGGCTGCCATCCATTTGGACGCGTTTGCCGTTACTCTCCATTTCCAACTGCTGGAGATAGGCCGGCAAGCGCGACAGGCGCTGGTCGTAGGGCAATACCGAACGGGTTGGATGTTCGCACACGTGGCTGTGCCACAAGCCCGTCAAGGCCAGCATCACCGGCATGTTGCGATCCAGTGGCGCATCGCGGAAATGGGCATCCATGGCCGCGCCGCCCGCAAGGAATTCGTCGAACCGTTCCGGCCCGATCGCCAGCATCAGCGCAAGCCCGATCGGCCCCCACATAGAGTACCGCCCCCCGACCCAATCGTCGAAGCCGAAGACCCGCTCTGGTGCGATGCCGAAATCCGATGTCTTGTCCTCAGCCGTCGATACGGCAACGAACTGCGCCGATGGATCTCCGCCATGCCGCTCCATCCAGTGCCTAGCGGTCCAGGCATTCGTCATGGTCTCGATCGTGGTGAATGTTTTCGAGGCCACGATAACAAGCGTGGTTTTGGCGTTCAGCCCCTGGAGGCAATCCGAAATATCCGCCCCGTCGACATTCGAGACGAAATGGCAGCGTGGGCCATCATGATACGGGCGCAGCGCCAGGGTGCCCATTTCGGGACCAAGGTGCGAGCCGCCAATCCCGATGTTCACGACGTCGGTTATCGCGCCACCTGCCCCGCTGTGCCGCCCTGCACGAAGGTTATCGGCAAAGGCACGCATACGTCCCAGAACGTCGCGCACGCCGGGCATGACGTCTGCGCCGTCGACCTTGATGACGGTATCCTTGCCGGCGCGCAGCGCGACATGCAGCACCGCACGTCCCTCGGTGCGGTTGATGGCCGCGCCGCCGAACATATCTTTGCGCCGGGTCTCGACCCCACGCGTCTGCGCGAGTGTCAGCAGCCCGTCGCGGGCGTCCTCCGTCATCGACGTCTTGGCATAATCGAAGAGCATGCCGTCCGCAGACACCTGGAAACACGCCGCCCGATCCGGCGCCTTCATGAGTTCGTTTATCGAGGCGCCCGCCTCTGTTCGCAACTCGGCCCAGATCATCCGTCTTCCCCTTGCTTCACACGCCCCGGACCGATTGCATCCATCACGGTGCCCAATGGACATCCGTTTCGTCGAGGATCGCCACGACAGGGGCTTGTTCCGGTTGGCAGGTCCTGGCCCGCTCCAGTGCTTTTCGCTTCTCTGGGCCGGTAATGACGATGTGCTTGGCCACCGCCGCATTCAGAACCCGCGCGGATAGCGTGACGCGCACATCCTCCACTTTCGTGGGGCGCATCGGCATCAGCACCGGTGCGTTGCGGGCCAGTGCGAGTTCAAGGCCCTCGGTGCCCGGAAAAAGCGAAGCCGTGTGCATGTCTGCGCCCATGCCCAGCAACAAAACGTCGATCGGCAGATAGGGCTGGACCCTAGATTCAAGCTCGGCCAACACAGGTTCGGGCGCTTCGGCCCTTGCATAGAGCGGGAGGT belongs to Roseovarius sp. THAF27 and includes:
- a CDS encoding methyltransferase domain-containing protein gives rise to the protein MQAQKLAEAFVTTETEGYNLANLQAPRVAERKFAKGKRGIWLRRVGTLARWLDENDVAVSKELVRSYEIDILARVRAGIPLKYHFRALNNLRELVRANILFPELVDGSAEPRTIIDLSAGACGTYEVFSHFGHDVTVCDFYQPDGFNNVRDSYAAIHEILGIECRHFDGRSLPYGFADDSFDIVLCHQAIDAYGPVQYWYDAIDEMLRIARCSIGLVLNPAHPKTAETRAAARTFMEHMRTRHGATFSECPETGLPAMRIDKT
- the eno gene encoding phosphopyruvate hydratase, with translation MSIILDIHAREILDSRGNPTVEVDVILEDGTMGRAAVPSGASTGAHEAVEKRDGDASRYMGKGVLEAVAAVNGEIADALAGFDASEQVAIDEAMIELDGTPNKERLGANAILGVSLAVAKAAADFSMQPLFRYVGGTSARTLPVPMMNIINGGEHADNPIDIQEFMIMPVSAGNVRDAVRMGAEVFHTLKKELSGAGLSTGIGDEGGFAPNIASTRDALDFILRSIEKAGYAPGEDIYLALDCAATEYFKNGKYELAGEGKSLSPEENAAYLSSLVSDYPIVSIEDGMSEDDWDGWKTLTDQIGDKVQLVGDDLFVTNPERLLDGIKRGVANSMLVKVNQIGSLTETLQAVEMAHRAGYTNVMSHRSGETEDATIADLAVATNCGQIKTGSLARSDRLAKYNQLIRIEEALGDTAIYAGRSILRD
- the pgi gene encoding glucose-6-phosphate isomerase produces the protein MKAPDRAACFQVSADGMLFDYAKTSMTEDARDGLLTLAQTRGVETRRKDMFGGAAINRTEGRAVLHVALRAGKDTVIKVDGADVMPGVRDVLGRMRAFADNLRAGRHSGAGGAITDVVNIGIGGSHLGPEMGTLALRPYHDGPRCHFVSNVDGADISDCLQGLNAKTTLVIVASKTFTTIETMTNAWTARHWMERHGGDPSAQFVAVSTAEDKTSDFGIAPERVFGFDDWVGGRYSMWGPIGLALMLAIGPERFDEFLAGGAAMDAHFRDAPLDRNMPVMLALTGLWHSHVCEHPTRSVLPYDQRLSRLPAYLQQLEMESNGKRVQMDGSLVQTGSGPVVWGEPGTNGQHAFYQLIHQGTQVVPCEFMVAALGHEAELDHHHRLLLANCLAQSEALMRGRDIATARDLMRKAGFIGQELEMQAAHRVFPGDRPSTTLVYDRLTPYRLGQIIALYEHRVFVEGVILGINSFDQWGVELGKELAKEMEPLVAGDVAPDDKDESTQNLLAFVKALRD
- the pgl gene encoding 6-phosphogluconolactonase is translated as MRVIEYADEEMLAINLANQLAGDLNTALEHEDRALFVVPGGSTPGGVFDVLCDADLDWSRIDICLSDERWVPEVHIRSNTKMVRERLLVGRAAKANYLPLYARAEAPEPVLAELESRVQPYLPIDVLLLGMGADMHTASLFPGTEGLELALARNAPVLMPMRPTKVEDVRVTLSARVLNAAVAKHIVITGPEKRKALERARTCQPEQAPVVAILDETDVHWAP